Genomic DNA from Paracoccus sp. MBLB3053:
TGTCGACATCAGAACAGCAACCAGAGCGTACCAGAAAAGCTCGGTGGCAAGACAGATCGCATAGATCAAGGCCTGACGCTGCGGCGCCATCGGCTCGGGAAAGACGGAAAGGATCAGCGCCGCATAGAAAAGCGCGGGCTTGGGGTTCGACAGGTTCAGGGCAATCCCGCCCCAGAATCCCTTCGAAGCCCCCGAGGCGGCATCCGGCAAGGGTTGCGTCGAGGCGCGCCAGAGCCCCCAGGCGAACCACAGCAGGTAGAAGCCGCCAAATATCTTCATCCCCGCGAAAAGCTGGGGATGAAGCTTGAAGAGAACAGCCAGGCCCAGCAATGCGAAGATGCACCAGAGCGAAGCCCCGGTGGCCAGTCCCAGCCCATAGGGAAGCGCCCGGTTGCGGCCATGCGCGAAGGCGGTCTGCACCGTCGCGATGATCGCCGGCCCGGGCGTCAGGATCGCCAGCGACAGCGCCGAGACAAGCGCGATGACCTGCTCGACGCTCAAGGCGTTCAGTCCTTCTTGACGGCCGCGATATCGGGCGCGTCGACCGCCTTCATGCCGACGACATGATAGCCCGCATCGACATGATGGGTCTCGCCCGTGACGCCAGAACCCAGATCCGACAGCAGGTACAGGGCCGATTTGCCGACCTCGGCCTGCGTCACGTTGCGGCGCAGGGGCGAGTTCAGCTCGTTCCATTTCAGGATGTAGCGGAAATCACCGATGCCGGATGCCGCCAGCGTCTTGATCGGACCGGCCGAGATGCCGTTGACGCGGATGCCGTCCTTGCCCAGATCCTCGGCGAGGTAGCGCACCGACGCTTCCAGCGCGGCCTTGGCGACGCCCATGACATTGTAATGCGGCATCACGCGTTCGGCGCCGTAATAGGTCAGCGTGACCATCGAGCCGCCATTCGGCATCATCGCGGCGGCGCGCCGCGCCACGGCGGTGAAGGAATAGACCGAGATGTCCATAGTCATCAGGAAATTATCGCGCGTCGTGTCGGCATAGCGCCCGCGCAGCTGCTCCTTATCCGAGAAGCCGATGGCATGGACGATGAAATCGATGCTGTCCCAGCGCTCGGCGATGGTCGAGAAGAGCCCGTCGATCGAGGCCTCGTCCGAGACATCGCATTCCGCGATCAGGTCCGAGCCCAGCTGCGCAGCCAGTGGCTCGACGCGCTTCTTCAGCGCCTCTCCCTGATACGAGAAAGCCAGTTCGGCCCCCTGATCGGCCAAAGCCTTGGCGATGCCCCAGGCAATGGATTTGTCATTCGCGAGGCCCATGATGAGGCCGCGACGGCCTTTCATCAGCCCCATACCGGCTTCACTTGACATGATGCTGCCCCTCGCGCTTCTACGGTTTGGGCAGGATTAGGACAACTGCAAGGAGGCATCAAGTGGCGGTGATCGTATGGCCATGACCGAACGGACCGGAATCTTCGCAGGGGATGATCCTTTCGCCATCGCGCGCAGGTGGCTTGATGAGGCACGCCAGACCGAGCCGAACGATCCGAATGCGATCGCGCTCGCCACCGTGGATGCCGCGGGGCTGCCCGATGTGCGCATGGTTTTGCTGAAGGACATCGAGGGCGAGGGGCAGAACGGCTCTTTCGTTTTCTATACCAATTACGAAAGCGCCAAGGGGGCCGAGATCGAGGCGACAGGGGTCGCTTCCTTCGTGATGCACTGGAAATCCCTGCGTCGCCAGATCAGGGTTCGGGGGCGCGTGTCGCGCGTCGATTCGGCCGCGTCGGACGCCTATTTCGCGTCGCGCCCCTTGCAGTCGCGCATCGGGGCCTGGGCGTCTCGACAAAGCCGTCCGCTGGCGAGCCGGGGGGCGCTGATGGCCGAGGTTGCGCGACAGGGAATCAGCTTGGGGTTGAACCCTCCCCGTCCGCCGCAGTGGGGCGGCTATCGCATCACCCCCTTGCAGATTGAATTTTGGGCAGATGGTGCCTTCCGGCTGCATGACCGGTTTTGCTGGATATCGCGTGATTATGCCAATGAAAGCAGGATTCTGACGGAAGTTGCGGAAGAGACAGGGGAAACTTTCTGGATCGTCCAGCGTCTTAGCCCTTGATGCGGAAGACCGTTTTATCCATGGTATGGAAAACCTGACTAATTTCTGATCCGGTGCGACCAGCTGAACCTTGCCCTTGGCGCAAGGTTTGGCCCGTGACCGGGAAAGTCCATTATCCGGTTTCTGTTGAATGGGATAAAAGAGTGATATGACCGATAACGACGATCAGCAGCGGGAAATCGTTGGCGTCGTCAAATGGTTCGACGGCAGCAAGGGATTCGGGTTTCTGACGGATCCTGATGGCGGGTCGGACATTCTGCTGCACGCCAACGTCTTGCGCAACTTTGGGCAGAGTTCAGTTGCCGAGGGGGCGCGCGTCAGAGCCATTGTCCAGAAGACGCCGCGCGGGGTCCAGGCGATCGAAATTCTCGCGATCGACGCCCCTGCCAGCGAACCGATGCCAGCCATTGCGGATCTGTGCTCGGCCACGCCCGAGGAGGTCGCGTTGCTGCCTCTTCTGCCGGCGCGGGTCAAGTGGTTCGACAAGGCCAAGGGATTCGGCTTTGCGAATGTCTTCGAACAGAAGGCCGACGTGTTTCTTCACATTGAGGTTCTGCGGCATTCCGGCTTTTCAGATCTCGCCGTCGGCGAGGCAATCGCGCTCCGTATCGTCGATGGGCGCCGCGGGTTGATGGCGGCACAGATCACGTCGTGGGAAAGGGCCGCGCTCGAGGCGCGCAGCACACAACCGGGGGGAGCGGCCGCGCTCGCTAAATTGCGGCTGGTTGCGGGCGCGGTATGAACAAGCTGGCCGCAGCTGTTGTTCTTGCTTTCACAAATCTGAGCTTTGTCACAGCCACCGCCGAGGAAATTGCCTGTCGCGCCGACAGGGCAACGTTTCTCGGCGCGGCCGAGCCGGTCATCGTGCCGGTCGAGATCGCCGACGATCCCGAGGAACGGTCCCGTGGGCTGATGTTCCGCAAGGAGCTTGCATCTGGCTCGGGCATGCTTTTCATCTACGAGACACCGCAGCCAGTGAGCTTCTGGATGCGCAACACGCTGATCCCGCTCGACATGATCTTCATCGACGCGCGAGGCGAGGTCCGCCATGTTCATCCGATGGCAAGGCCGCTTGATGAGACGTCGATCCCCGGCGCCGCCAAGGGTGATCCCTCGCCGGACCGGCTGATGGTGCTTGAGGTCGCCGGGGGCGCCGCCGCACAGCTGGGCATTCGCCCGGGGATGGTCCTTGCCCACCCGCGCCTGCCGCAGAAAATTGCGCTTGCGCGGTGTGACTGAGCCGCTTCGATCCATTTTCCCCCTTTTCCCCGATCGCCTCAAGGGCTAGACAGCCGTTGGTTCGGGGCGTAGCGCAGCCTGGTAGCGCGACGGTTTTGGGTACCGTAGGCCGGAGGTTCGAATCCTCTCGCCCCGACCAGTACTTAGATGCAATCAAGAACGAATGGTTTGCATCTTGGTTTGCAAGAGATTGCTTGACCTTGCCTCGAACCGCCTGAATGCTGTCGCTACGTTCAGAGGAAGGTGATTTGCATGGCTTTTTTTTTCAGAAGTTGAAGAGCGCGGACTTCGGTTGGCGCGGATGAGCCTGCACATCATTGGTGGTGAAGGTGACTTCGAACCGCAGCCAGAACTCGCTGTGGTGCACGACGATTTCCTGCTTGTTTTATTGAAGGGCATCGCTTCCGAGCCTGTCTACAAGTTCAAGGAAGCATCCCAAACGAAGGAAACCGTTCGCCGTCTGGCGAAGGGAGACCTGACGTTCGAGCGCGGTGCGCAGCTGTTGGCCGAAGATTTCTGTCGTTTTCACGCGACCTCAAATGCGAAGGATGGTGCCTTCTTCGTTTTTGAACTGGCCATCGATTTCGACGACAGGACGCGTTATTTCGCATTAATCAAGTATGACTACAGTCAGGCGCTTGAGTTGATTCATCAAGCCGAGGGCAATGGTCTGCGGCGAATTGTTGAAGCGTTCGCCGGCAGCAAGGCCTCAATTCAGAAGTCCGCGATCGTGCGGGTGGTAGACGGAAATGTGGACTCTCAAATTTCTACCCACGATAGGATGGGGAAGCCCCAGCCGATCTTGACAGACTTCTTCACCGCGTTTCTTCAGGTGGAACGCGAACGTGATGACGAAGAGCTTACGAGGGCGGCAAAGGAAGTTGTGCGCTCAGCCATACGAGACCACCAGGACCTACTTCCTGCAGGCAAAGTGGCGAGCGCTATCGCTCGAGCAAACCACGTTCTAAGAGCTGCCCCCGAGATTTCGGAAGATGTTGTCAAGCAGGCAGTATGGGTGGGAATGGGGCAGCCGGAGGACGAAGCCACTAAGGCCAAGCTTGACGCGGCCTCCTCTCGTCTTCTGAAACGCTATAAGTTAAACGGTGTGGCATTCTCGCCTGCAGCAGGTGTACTTCCTCAGTCTGTCAAGAGGCAAGTCATCACTGACGAAGGCGTCAAGATTGAGTATAATACCGCCTTAGAGGGGCAATCGGTAGTGGTCGAGCCACTGGAGACAGGGGGCACGCGCTTCACGATCACGACGAAGGGCTACAAAGATGACGTCAGCTCTGAAAAGCTTGGCCGATGATCTCGATCGACTAACAGAGAATGGAAACGCTTCGGTCGTCGAGACCCAGACTGCCCTCACGATAGCGAAGCTAGAGGCGGCGGAGGCCCACAATATCTGGGTTTCCGTCAACAAGCTCGGCTGGCCCATCACTGCAGAAGATGAGGCCGGCGAACCAGTTCTCGATGAGTTGGGATTCGATCCTGCGCTCGGTCAATATATTCTAACCTGTAGAAAGCCTGACCATCCTGATGAGCGATTGGTCGTTACCAAGGCTGGCTTGCGCCAGGGGCTTTCTGAGCCTGGCGCTCAAGGAAATTGGCAGGTTGTCTGTTGCCAGGTGTCATTTGCAACTGGTTTGTTCCAGATATCCCCGCTTGGCGCGGAGGACGTATTTGTACCTGCGTCCCCGGTGAAGAGCCCGCAAGAGATTGTGAGGGAAACGATTGAGCCGCGTCGAACCCCGTCTGACATCCGCAAGTGGCTCATTCGTGGTGGAGTCACCGACGACCGGCGATCTGACCCGGCTTTCGAGGTTTTTGCCGAAGAGGCTGCTCCAAGACTTGCACGGGCGATATGCAGCGAATGCGGGGCTTCGGAGGATCTAATTTTCCTTGGTCCGCCGAGAATGACTCTGCGATCAGCGCCGGGTTTATATGGAGATCTAACTCCTGTAGGAATCGCGAGTTTGAATAACGCTGTCGCGTGGGTCTACGAGGATCCGGCGGCGACTGAACAGAGGCATGGTCTTTTAGCAGCCGAGATCGCTCGTTTAGCTACTCGTGGAGAGACTTTGGCGCATTTTTTGAATGGCGCCGGGAGCGAGATTTTACAGAATGCGCGTCTCGCTTACCAACTTAGCCTTTCTGAGCTAAGCCGAGAAGCAATTAAGACGCAGGGCGATTTGCGCAAAGCTATCGCAGACGATACGACCAAGGCTGCGGAATCGACAAGAACGCTGTCGACTGCGATTGCGGTTTCGATTGCCACGGCGATTACTTTGATTACGGCGCGCTCTACAGGATCTGCGGACCCATGGGTTATCAGCGTTATAGCTGGGGTTGTAGCGGCATAT
This window encodes:
- the fabI gene encoding enoyl-ACP reductase FabI, coding for MSSEAGMGLMKGRRGLIMGLANDKSIAWGIAKALADQGAELAFSYQGEALKKRVEPLAAQLGSDLIAECDVSDEASIDGLFSTIAERWDSIDFIVHAIGFSDKEQLRGRYADTTRDNFLMTMDISVYSFTAVARRAAAMMPNGGSMVTLTYYGAERVMPHYNVMGVAKAALEASVRYLAEDLGKDGIRVNGISAGPIKTLAASGIGDFRYILKWNELNSPLRRNVTQAEVGKSALYLLSDLGSGVTGETHHVDAGYHVVGMKAVDAPDIAAVKKD
- a CDS encoding LysE family translocator; amino-acid sequence: MSVEQVIALVSALSLAILTPGPAIIATVQTAFAHGRNRALPYGLGLATGASLWCIFALLGLAVLFKLHPQLFAGMKIFGGFYLLWFAWGLWRASTQPLPDAASGASKGFWGGIALNLSNPKPALFYAALILSVFPEPMAPQRQALIYAICLATELFWYALVAVLMSTAGMRRRYFGAKFWIDRAAAFAMAALGLMLIVKH
- a CDS encoding cold-shock protein; this translates as MTDNDDQQREIVGVVKWFDGSKGFGFLTDPDGGSDILLHANVLRNFGQSSVAEGARVRAIVQKTPRGVQAIEILAIDAPASEPMPAIADLCSATPEEVALLPLLPARVKWFDKAKGFGFANVFEQKADVFLHIEVLRHSGFSDLAVGEAIALRIVDGRRGLMAAQITSWERAALEARSTQPGGAAALAKLRLVAGAV
- a CDS encoding DUF192 domain-containing protein, encoding MNKLAAAVVLAFTNLSFVTATAEEIACRADRATFLGAAEPVIVPVEIADDPEERSRGLMFRKELASGSGMLFIYETPQPVSFWMRNTLIPLDMIFIDARGEVRHVHPMARPLDETSIPGAAKGDPSPDRLMVLEVAGGAAAQLGIRPGMVLAHPRLPQKIALARCD
- a CDS encoding nucleoid-associated protein, with the translated sequence MSLHIIGGEGDFEPQPELAVVHDDFLLVLLKGIASEPVYKFKEASQTKETVRRLAKGDLTFERGAQLLAEDFCRFHATSNAKDGAFFVFELAIDFDDRTRYFALIKYDYSQALELIHQAEGNGLRRIVEAFAGSKASIQKSAIVRVVDGNVDSQISTHDRMGKPQPILTDFFTAFLQVERERDDEELTRAAKEVVRSAIRDHQDLLPAGKVASAIARANHVLRAAPEISEDVVKQAVWVGMGQPEDEATKAKLDAASSRLLKRYKLNGVAFSPAAGVLPQSVKRQVITDEGVKIEYNTALEGQSVVVEPLETGGTRFTITTKGYKDDVSSEKLGR
- the pdxH gene encoding pyridoxamine 5'-phosphate oxidase, which gives rise to MTERTGIFAGDDPFAIARRWLDEARQTEPNDPNAIALATVDAAGLPDVRMVLLKDIEGEGQNGSFVFYTNYESAKGAEIEATGVASFVMHWKSLRRQIRVRGRVSRVDSAASDAYFASRPLQSRIGAWASRQSRPLASRGALMAEVARQGISLGLNPPRPPQWGGYRITPLQIEFWADGAFRLHDRFCWISRDYANESRILTEVAEETGETFWIVQRLSP